One window from the genome of Nitrosospira multiformis encodes:
- a CDS encoding LapA family protein — protein MQLQLIAALVVIFLIVMFAVQNAVSVSVVFFLWRVDASLAVVIAACFGLGALIGALVTVPTMLRERISISRLRKQVDMLRTENDDLRATKKDAPSAPYGF, from the coding sequence ATGCAATTACAGCTGATTGCCGCACTCGTCGTTATTTTCCTGATTGTCATGTTCGCGGTCCAGAATGCCGTGTCCGTCAGCGTCGTATTTTTTCTGTGGCGTGTTGATGCTTCTCTCGCCGTGGTGATTGCGGCATGCTTTGGCCTAGGTGCGCTCATTGGTGCATTGGTGACAGTGCCGACCATGCTGCGTGAGCGAATTTCGATAAGCCGTCTGCGTAAACAGGTCGACATGCTACGGACCGAGAATGATGATTTGCGCGCCACAAAGAAAGATGCCCCTTCTGCGCCATATGGATTCTAG
- a CDS encoding rhodanese-like domain-containing protein, producing METITAILERAQQRAKEMNLPYEGALLPAEALTLLQEAPGARLVDVRSRAEWDWVGRIPGAVEIEWQSYPGMRANPDFLNYLSSQVDKESMVMFICRSGGRSHQAAAIATDSGYANCYNILEGFEGDKDATGHRGTRGGWKAAGLPWVQG from the coding sequence ATGGAAACCATCACTGCAATACTCGAAAGGGCACAACAACGTGCCAAGGAAATGAATTTACCCTATGAAGGCGCATTACTTCCTGCTGAAGCACTGACATTGTTGCAGGAAGCCCCCGGCGCCAGATTGGTGGACGTCCGCTCCCGGGCTGAATGGGATTGGGTGGGACGAATTCCAGGTGCGGTGGAAATCGAATGGCAGTCCTACCCCGGCATGCGTGCCAACCCGGACTTTCTCAACTATCTCTCAAGCCAGGTAGATAAGGAATCCATGGTGATGTTCATCTGCCGCAGTGGCGGCCGCTCGCATCAAGCTGCCGCTATTGCCACCGACTCGGGTTACGCAAATTGTTACAACATTCTAGAAGGCTTTGAAGGTGACAAGGACGCAACCGGTCACCGTGGCACCAGAGGTGGGTGGAAAGCCGCAGGACTGCCGTGGGTACAGGGTTGA
- a CDS encoding putative Na+/H+ antiporter: MNPTSIEIIGAILFGIALVHTFSTKFFERLAHTRPAHAGTWHFLGEVEVVFGFWAMILVIVMLIIEGKDAATTYLNGQSFTEPMFVFAIMVVAGSRPILQFAMLCVKTIAQRISWSEGKAFYFVTLSFVPLLGSLITEPAAMTLAGLILLQRYYSKEISTQLKYVTLGVLFVNISIGGTMTSFAAPPVLMVAGKWGWDNTFMLTTFGWKAALAVLVNALAATLLFQHELSKMKNEEDAPRVKVPFLVVLIHLVFLIGVVVFAHHPVVFIGLLLFFIGFTHAYERYQDPLILREGLMVGFFLAGLVVLGGYQKWWLQPLLTDMDNTTLYFGATLLTAFTDNAALTYLGSLLEGTSAEFRYALVAGAVTGGGLTVIANAPNPAGFSILKGSFKDGAIHPLGLLVAALPPTFVAILAFQLL; the protein is encoded by the coding sequence ATGAATCCCACTTCTATTGAGATTATTGGCGCGATCCTGTTTGGCATTGCGCTAGTTCACACTTTTTCGACCAAATTCTTCGAGCGGCTGGCGCATACCCGCCCGGCTCACGCGGGTACTTGGCATTTTCTGGGCGAGGTGGAGGTGGTTTTCGGCTTCTGGGCAATGATTCTGGTCATTGTGATGCTGATCATTGAAGGTAAAGACGCCGCAACCACTTATCTCAATGGCCAGAGTTTTACCGAACCGATGTTCGTGTTCGCAATCATGGTAGTTGCAGGCAGCCGTCCTATCCTGCAATTTGCAATGTTATGCGTAAAAACTATCGCGCAGCGCATTTCGTGGTCCGAGGGGAAAGCATTTTATTTCGTTACGCTATCATTTGTACCCTTGCTGGGGTCACTGATCACCGAACCGGCAGCGATGACATTGGCCGGTTTGATTCTACTTCAGCGTTATTACTCCAAGGAAATCTCGACGCAACTCAAATACGTCACCCTCGGTGTTCTATTCGTCAACATTTCGATCGGCGGAACCATGACATCGTTCGCCGCGCCGCCCGTACTCATGGTGGCCGGCAAATGGGGATGGGACAATACTTTCATGCTGACCACATTCGGCTGGAAGGCCGCACTTGCCGTGCTGGTGAATGCTCTGGCAGCCACTCTTCTATTTCAGCACGAATTATCGAAAATGAAGAATGAAGAAGATGCGCCACGCGTTAAAGTTCCCTTTCTCGTGGTGCTTATACATCTGGTCTTTCTGATTGGGGTCGTAGTATTTGCGCATCACCCGGTTGTCTTCATAGGACTGTTGCTCTTCTTCATCGGGTTTACCCATGCCTATGAACGCTACCAGGATCCACTGATCCTGCGGGAAGGGTTGATGGTTGGCTTTTTTCTGGCTGGTCTGGTTGTGCTCGGGGGATACCAGAAATGGTGGCTGCAACCCCTATTGACGGACATGGACAATACCACACTCTATTTCGGCGCCACCCTTCTTACGGCGTTCACCGATAACGCAGCGCTTACTTATCTCGGTTCTCTGCTGGAGGGGACGAGTGCGGAGTTTCGTTACGCGCTCGTCGCCGGGGCTGTCACGGGTGGCGGCCTCACGGTAATTGCCAATGCACCCAATCCGGCGGGCTTTTCCATCCTTAAAGGCTCCTTCAAGGATGGGGCGATTCATCCGTTAGGTTTGCTGGTGGCCGCGCTTCCCCCTACATTTGTTGCCATTCTTGCCTTTCAGTTGCTTTAG
- the pbpG gene encoding D-alanyl-D-alanine endopeptidase — protein MRKIIFATCVMFAFAGGAFAQSGGLNLRSQAALILDAQHGRILYTKNADTVMPIASITKLMTAIVVLDAKLPLDEEIMIEAADIDVLKNTRSRLRVGASLTRQELLRLALMSSENRAAAALGRAYPGGIRAFVVAMNDKAFELGMGNSYFVDSTGLNRANVSTARDLAKLVDAAEDYHIIREFSTTTAHAVEFEDDDRSLRFTNSNRLVHSGSWDIGISKTGFLSEAGRCLVMQAKITGRPVIIVLLDSAGKNTRIGDANRIKKWMETGFTRKVRG, from the coding sequence ATGAGAAAAATTATCTTTGCGACTTGTGTCATGTTTGCATTTGCCGGCGGCGCGTTCGCCCAGTCGGGCGGGTTGAATCTCAGGTCGCAAGCTGCGCTGATTCTGGACGCGCAGCATGGACGTATTCTTTACACCAAGAATGCGGATACGGTGATGCCGATCGCTTCCATTACCAAGCTGATGACGGCAATAGTGGTACTTGATGCGAAACTACCGCTTGACGAAGAAATCATGATAGAAGCCGCCGACATCGACGTTCTCAAAAACACCCGCTCACGTTTGCGGGTAGGAGCAAGTCTCACTCGTCAGGAACTATTGCGGTTGGCACTGATGTCTTCTGAAAATCGAGCCGCCGCTGCGCTGGGACGCGCTTACCCGGGGGGCATCCGTGCATTTGTTGTGGCAATGAATGATAAGGCGTTTGAGCTCGGCATGGGCAATAGCTATTTTGTTGACTCCACGGGACTAAACCGGGCCAACGTTTCAACGGCTCGCGATCTGGCAAAATTGGTCGATGCCGCGGAGGATTACCACATCATCCGTGAATTTTCCACTACCACCGCGCACGCGGTGGAATTTGAAGACGACGATCGCAGCCTGCGGTTTACTAACTCCAACCGTCTGGTACATAGCGGAAGTTGGGATATCGGCATATCAAAAACGGGCTTTCTTAGCGAAGCTGGCCGCTGCCTGGTGATGCAGGCAAAAATAACCGGTAGGCCGGTTATTATTGTATTGCTTGATTCCGCAGGAAAGAATACCCGCATCGGCGACGCCAATCGTATCAAGAAATGGATGGAAACCGGCTTCACTCGCAAGGTTCGCGGTTGA
- a CDS encoding undecaprenyl-diphosphate phosphatase: MDWLLLIKALILGIVEGLTEFLPISSTGHLILVSDLLDFNDEKGKVFAIVIQLGAILAVCWEYRVKIGGVVRNIGSSEDANRFVLNLFIAFLPAAILGLLFIKTIKQYLFHPVPVAMAFIVGGILILWAERRKHVVDVDRVEDMDWKHALKVGLMQCLALIPGTSRSGATIIGGLFFGLSRKAATEFSFFLAIPIMFAATFYDVYKHRDILHFDDIGVFIVGFVASFISALLAVRGLLRFISHHDFTVFAWYRIGFGIIVLATAYSGLVKWSAA, translated from the coding sequence ATGGATTGGCTTCTGCTCATCAAGGCCTTAATCCTCGGCATTGTCGAGGGCTTGACCGAATTCCTCCCGATTTCCTCCACCGGCCATCTAATCCTGGTAAGCGACTTGCTCGACTTCAATGACGAGAAAGGCAAAGTATTCGCGATTGTGATTCAACTGGGCGCAATATTGGCGGTATGCTGGGAGTATCGCGTCAAGATTGGTGGTGTAGTGAGGAACATTGGCTCAAGCGAGGATGCGAACCGCTTTGTGTTGAATCTTTTCATCGCGTTTCTGCCCGCTGCGATTCTGGGTCTCCTGTTCATCAAAACGATCAAGCAATATCTGTTTCATCCGGTTCCAGTGGCAATGGCGTTTATCGTCGGGGGAATTCTGATTCTTTGGGCTGAGCGCAGAAAGCATGTAGTCGATGTCGACCGGGTTGAGGACATGGACTGGAAACATGCGCTGAAGGTTGGATTGATGCAGTGCCTCGCGCTGATACCCGGTACTTCACGCTCGGGTGCAACCATTATTGGCGGCCTCTTTTTTGGCTTGTCACGCAAGGCGGCGACCGAGTTCTCTTTTTTTCTGGCGATACCCATCATGTTTGCGGCCACTTTCTACGATGTCTACAAACATCGCGACATATTGCATTTCGACGATATTGGCGTATTCATAGTGGGATTTGTGGCTTCGTTCATCAGCGCACTATTGGCGGTACGGGGCTTGTTGCGTTTTATCAGCCATCATGACTTCACTGTATTTGCGTGGTATCGAATTGGATTCGGGATCATTGTGCTGGCTACCGCCTATTCCGGGTTGGTCAAATGGTCGGCGGCGTAG
- the thiC gene encoding phosphomethylpyrimidine synthase ThiC: protein MNATVLNPAQFPSPFSSKTAHVDEGAIKPLPQSRKVYVQGSHPDIQVPMREISQSDTPANMGTEENPPIYVYDTSGPYTDPAAKIDIRSGLPPLREKWIDARNDTEVLSGPASAYGRQRLTDPQLAEMRFDLKRQPRCGRTGANVTQMHYARRGIITPEMEYVAIRENQRCEHLGAQRRELLTRQHPGHDFGALLPQHITPEFVRDEVARGRAIIPVNINHPESEPMIIGRNFLVKINANIGNSALGSSIQEEVEKMTWAIRWGGDTVMDLSTGKNIHETREWIIRNSPVPIGTVPIYQALEKVNGKAEDLTWEIFRDTLIEQAEQGVDYFTIHAGVRLAYVPMTAKRLTGIVSRGGSIMAKWCLAHHQESFLYTRFEEICEIMKAYDVSFSLGDGLRPGSIYDANDEAQFAELKTLGELTQVAWKHDVQVMIEGPGHVPMHLIKENMDLQLEYCAEAPFYTLGPLTTDIAPGYDHITSAIGAAMIGWYGTAMLCYVTPKEHLGLPDKDDVKDGIITYKIAAHAADLAKGHPGAQIRDNALSKARFEFRWNDQFNLGLDPDKAKQFHDETLPQEGAKLAHFCSMCGPHFCSMKITQDVRDYAASQGVSENQALEKGMEEKAIEFVTKGAEIYSKI, encoded by the coding sequence ATGAATGCAACAGTTTTAAATCCAGCCCAATTCCCCTCTCCGTTTTCAAGCAAGACCGCCCATGTTGATGAAGGGGCGATCAAGCCTTTGCCCCAGTCCCGCAAAGTTTATGTGCAAGGGTCCCACCCGGATATTCAGGTACCGATGCGGGAAATCAGCCAATCCGATACGCCCGCCAATATGGGCACGGAGGAGAATCCCCCGATTTATGTCTATGATACTTCCGGCCCCTACACCGACCCCGCGGCAAAAATAGATATCCGTTCCGGCTTGCCGCCGTTACGCGAGAAGTGGATAGACGCACGGAACGACACGGAAGTTCTCTCCGGCCCCGCTTCCGCTTATGGCAGGCAACGTCTGACCGATCCCCAGTTGGCGGAAATGCGCTTCGATCTTAAGCGCCAGCCACGTTGCGGAAGGACCGGAGCGAACGTAACACAAATGCACTATGCCCGTCGCGGCATTATCACGCCGGAAATGGAATACGTCGCCATACGGGAAAATCAGCGTTGCGAACATCTTGGTGCTCAGCGCCGGGAATTGCTTACACGCCAGCATCCGGGGCACGATTTTGGCGCGCTCCTGCCACAGCATATCACACCGGAATTCGTACGTGACGAGGTGGCCCGCGGCCGCGCCATCATCCCTGTCAACATTAACCATCCCGAGTCTGAACCGATGATCATCGGGCGCAATTTTCTGGTGAAGATTAATGCGAATATCGGCAACTCTGCGCTGGGTTCAAGCATCCAGGAGGAAGTCGAGAAAATGACCTGGGCCATCCGTTGGGGCGGCGACACGGTTATGGATCTTTCGACTGGAAAGAATATCCACGAAACCCGTGAATGGATCATCCGTAACAGTCCAGTCCCCATTGGCACGGTACCGATTTATCAGGCATTGGAAAAAGTGAATGGCAAGGCGGAAGATCTTACATGGGAAATTTTTCGCGACACCTTGATCGAACAGGCGGAACAGGGCGTGGACTACTTCACCATCCATGCGGGTGTGCGGCTTGCCTATGTTCCCATGACGGCAAAGCGCTTGACCGGCATTGTTTCACGCGGCGGTTCGATCATGGCTAAGTGGTGTCTCGCGCATCACCAGGAAAGTTTTCTGTATACCCGCTTCGAGGAAATCTGCGAAATCATGAAGGCTTATGACGTCAGTTTCTCTCTTGGTGATGGTCTGCGTCCAGGTTCTATCTACGACGCCAATGATGAAGCCCAGTTTGCGGAACTGAAAACCCTTGGCGAACTAACCCAGGTGGCGTGGAAACATGACGTGCAGGTAATGATCGAGGGCCCTGGCCACGTACCCATGCATCTCATCAAGGAAAACATGGATTTGCAACTGGAATATTGCGCGGAGGCGCCTTTCTATACATTGGGCCCGCTCACTACCGACATCGCGCCGGGCTATGATCACATCACATCCGCAATCGGCGCCGCCATGATCGGCTGGTATGGCACGGCGATGCTATGTTACGTCACCCCCAAGGAGCACCTTGGCCTGCCGGATAAGGACGACGTAAAGGACGGCATCATCACCTACAAAATTGCCGCTCACGCGGCAGACCTGGCAAAGGGGCACCCGGGTGCGCAAATACGCGATAATGCACTGTCCAAGGCACGCTTCGAATTCCGCTGGAACGACCAGTTCAACCTCGGCCTCGATCCCGACAAGGCCAAGCAGTTCCACGACGAAACCTTACCGCAGGAAGGCGCCAAACTCGCGCATTTCTGCTCGATGTGCGGGCCCCATTTCTGCTCGATGAAAATAACCCAGGATGTGCGGGATTACGCCGCCAGTCAGGGAGTCAGCGAAAATCAGGCTCTCGAAAAGGGCATGGAAGAGAAAGCCATCGAGTTCGTGACGAAGGGGGCGGAGATTTATAGCAAGATATAA
- a CDS encoding tetratricopeptide repeat protein produces the protein MNILAVSLLAALSLTLAGCGEKAPVETPKTEAPPAKLADEFTSEKEIPSILEKELTAEEKSALMDKIMPSSPNEPTPEEKFLKLRKDADAGDPKAQNGLGVMYYTGEAISKDSSGRILSNDPETAAAWFHRSAAQGYADAQFNLGLMYANGEGVSKDAAKAIELFQKAADQGNIDAQNNLGVMYYSGEGVPRDAAKAKEWFEKAAAQGNADAQANLDAMK, from the coding sequence ATGAATATTCTTGCTGTTTCATTGCTAGCCGCTCTCTCGCTGACACTTGCGGGTTGTGGCGAAAAAGCGCCGGTGGAGACACCCAAGACAGAAGCGCCGCCGGCTAAACTTGCGGATGAGTTTACGTCTGAAAAGGAAATTCCGTCAATATTGGAGAAAGAGTTAACGGCGGAAGAAAAGTCTGCGCTAATGGACAAGATAATGCCGTCGTCCCCAAATGAGCCAACGCCGGAAGAAAAGTTTCTGAAATTAAGAAAAGATGCGGATGCTGGAGATCCAAAAGCGCAAAATGGTCTCGGTGTGATGTACTACACCGGCGAAGCCATATCCAAGGACTCATCGGGCAGGATTTTAAGCAACGATCCCGAGACAGCCGCGGCGTGGTTTCACCGATCCGCTGCGCAGGGGTATGCCGACGCGCAATTCAATCTCGGCTTGATGTATGCTAATGGCGAGGGGGTATCAAAAGATGCCGCCAAGGCCATAGAATTATTTCAGAAAGCTGCTGATCAGGGGAATATCGATGCACAAAATAATCTGGGGGTGATGTATTACTCCGGTGAAGGTGTACCGAGAGATGCGGCCAAGGCCAAGGAGTGGTTTGAAAAAGCCGCCGCGCAGGGCAATGCGGATGCGCAAGCCAATCTCGATGCGATGAAATAA
- the glnA gene encoding type I glutamate--ammonia ligase yields MAVVDVLKMIQENEIKFVDLRFTDTRGKEQHVTLPAHAFDADKLEDGHAFDGSSIAGWKGIQASDMLLVPDPETAHMDPFMDEATLLITCDVVEPSDGKGYDRDPRSLAKRGEAYLKSTGIGDTAYFGPEPEFFIFDSVTWHADMSGCSVKIESEEAAWNSAEKYEGGNTGHRPPVKGGYFPVPPIDSLHDIRSAMCLALEEMGVEVEVHHHEVATAGQCEIGTKYNSLVKRADWTQVFKYVVHNVAHSYGKTATFMPKPIVGDNGSGMHVHQSIWKAGQNLFSGNGYAGLSEMALFYIGGIIKHAKALNAITNPGTNSYKRLVPGFEAPVNLAYSVSNRSAAVRIPYANSPKGRRIEVRFPDPTANPYLAFTAMMMAGLDGIQNKIHPGDPMDKNLYDLPPEEAASIPNPCVSLDEALDNLDKDRNFLTRGGVFSNDMIDAYIELKMEEVTRFRMTTHPVEFDMYYSL; encoded by the coding sequence ATGGCGGTAGTTGATGTTCTTAAAATGATTCAGGAAAACGAAATCAAGTTCGTTGATCTGCGTTTTACCGATACCCGCGGCAAGGAGCAGCATGTGACGCTTCCAGCTCACGCATTTGATGCGGACAAGCTTGAGGACGGCCATGCGTTCGATGGCTCTTCCATTGCCGGCTGGAAGGGTATTCAGGCTTCCGACATGTTGCTGGTGCCCGATCCTGAAACTGCTCATATGGATCCGTTCATGGATGAGGCTACATTGCTCATCACCTGTGACGTGGTCGAACCTTCGGATGGCAAAGGTTATGACCGTGATCCGCGCTCCCTGGCAAAACGTGGCGAAGCCTATCTCAAGTCGACCGGCATCGGCGATACCGCCTATTTCGGCCCCGAACCCGAATTCTTCATTTTTGACTCTGTCACCTGGCATGCGGACATGTCCGGTTGTTCCGTAAAAATAGAATCCGAGGAAGCGGCGTGGAATTCCGCGGAAAAATACGAAGGAGGCAATACAGGGCACCGTCCGCCCGTAAAAGGCGGATATTTCCCCGTTCCTCCGATCGACTCTTTGCACGACATTCGTTCCGCCATGTGTCTGGCGCTGGAAGAGATGGGGGTGGAAGTTGAAGTCCACCACCACGAAGTCGCAACTGCCGGGCAGTGCGAAATCGGCACCAAGTACAACAGCCTGGTGAAGCGTGCTGACTGGACCCAGGTATTCAAATATGTGGTGCACAATGTTGCCCACTCTTACGGCAAAACGGCGACCTTCATGCCAAAACCCATTGTCGGAGACAACGGTTCCGGCATGCATGTACATCAATCAATCTGGAAGGCCGGGCAAAATCTGTTTTCTGGAAATGGCTATGCCGGACTTTCCGAAATGGCGCTGTTTTACATAGGCGGCATTATCAAACACGCCAAGGCCTTGAATGCCATTACCAATCCAGGCACCAATTCCTACAAGCGCCTGGTTCCGGGTTTTGAGGCGCCGGTCAATCTTGCCTACTCGGTAAGCAACCGATCCGCCGCGGTGCGTATCCCTTATGCCAACAGCCCCAAAGGGCGGCGCATCGAAGTGCGATTTCCCGATCCCACCGCAAACCCCTATCTGGCATTCACCGCGATGATGATGGCCGGACTTGACGGCATCCAGAACAAGATTCATCCGGGCGACCCCATGGACAAGAATCTTTATGATCTTCCCCCTGAAGAAGCGGCGAGCATTCCGAATCCCTGCGTTTCGCTGGATGAAGCGCTGGACAACCTGGACAAGGATCGAAACTTTCTCACCCGGGGCGGCGTGTTCTCGAATGATATGATAGACGCCTACATCGAACTCAAGATGGAGGAAGTGACACGTTTTCGCATGACTACTCATCCGGTAGAGTTTGATATGTACTACAGTCTATAG